One region of Termitidicoccus mucosus genomic DNA includes:
- the rplQ gene encoding 50S ribosomal protein L17: protein MRHNKHRASLGVTREHRAAMLSNLGASLIKHGRIQTTLTKAKALRPFIEKAITKAKKAAAKTEAKDAIHLRRLALRDIRDEEAVKLLFTEKHKDFANRPGGYTRIYKLGARISDAAEMALIEFVPADDPGYKKKSRKNAAKAKKAAKTKTAEPEAKEAPAAEAPAAEVPAAAEGEAKKD from the coding sequence ATGCGTCACAACAAACACCGCGCCTCCCTCGGCGTGACCCGCGAACACCGCGCCGCCATGCTCTCGAACCTTGGCGCCTCGCTCATCAAGCACGGTCGTATCCAGACCACGCTTACGAAGGCCAAGGCCCTGCGCCCCTTCATCGAGAAGGCCATCACCAAGGCCAAGAAAGCCGCGGCCAAGACCGAGGCCAAGGATGCCATCCATCTGCGCCGCCTCGCCCTTCGCGACATCCGCGACGAGGAGGCCGTCAAGCTGCTCTTCACCGAGAAGCACAAGGACTTTGCCAATCGTCCCGGCGGCTACACCCGCATCTACAAGCTCGGCGCGCGCATCAGCGACGCCGCCGAAATGGCCCTGATCGAGTTCGTTCCCGCGGACGATCCCGGTTACAAGAAGAAGAGCCGCAAAAACGCCGCCAAGGCGAAGAAAGCCGCCAAGACCAAGACCGCCGAGCCCGAGGCCAAGGAAGCTCCGGCAGCCGAGGCCCCCGCGGCCGAGGTGCCTGCCGCCGCCGAAGGCGAAGCGAAAAAAGACTGA